A stretch of DNA from Staphylococcus sp. KG4-3:
AATCAGTAAAACATTATAAAAATTTAAAGATAATTACATTTAAACCTTTTAACTATCGTGAAAATCGGGTAAACAGAATATAAGCAATGGAAATGTGTGTTTGTTATGCTATGGGTACATATATAGAAATGAGGAGTGGAAAGATGTCTGAACACGTGTACAACCTACTGAAGAAACATCATTCAGTCAGAAAATTTAAGAAAGAACCTATTTCAGAATCGCATATCAAACAACTTATAGAAGCAGGACAAAGCGCTTCAACCTCTAGTTACTTACAAGCTTATTCAATTATTGGTATCAATGACCCAGAAGTAAAAGAAGATTTAAAAGAAGTATCTGGGCAGCCTTATGTGGTTGAAAATGGATATTTATTTGTATTTGTGATGGATTATTATAGACATTCTATCGTTAACCAAGAATCAAAACACGATATGGAAACGTCGTTTGAATCAGCAGAAGGCTTGCTTGTCGGTACCATTGACGCCACATTAGTAGCTCAAAATATTGCTGCTACAGCTGAAGACATGGGATACGGTATTGTTTATTTAGGATCTCTAAGAAATGATATTGAACGTGTAAGAGAAGTTTTAAACTTGCCTGAACATACATTCCCACTATTTGGCATGGCACTTGGTATTCCAGAAGATGATGAAGACGGTAGTCCTAAACCTCGTTTACCATTTGAACATGTTTTCCATCAAAACCAATATAATAATGACGAAGAATCTCAAAGGGCACAATTAAAAGCTTATGACCAAACAGTTAGTGATTACTATAGCGCTCGCACAAACGGGGAACGTTCAGAAACATGGTCTAATCAAATTGCAAACTTTATGAGTTCGAAACAAAGATTAGATATGTTAGAACAGTTAAATAAATCAGGATTTATAAAAAAATAACGCATCTGGAAATAGCCTGAGGATTCTAGGAGTATTTAATGTGAAGTTCATTCTCTAGAAAGGGGGTAGTGAAGTTGAACATGTTCGATAAGATTTTTAAAAAACAGTTGCCGGAAGTTCAAGATGATAAGGATAAGCGTGTTTATTCATCGAAAAGTCAGCTCACCCCTCAAGAGGCTCAAGAATACTGGGCAAAGATGGCACAAAAACTCGTTGTCGGTGCAATTAATTCTGTAGATTACACTGCTGAACGTATCTTCATTTTGGTTGCTTTTGATGAAAAAGAACCTACAATTGATATGTTTTTTCAAATGAATGGACAATTGAGAATGTGGAATGATTTAGATAATGAAGATCACAAAAAGGTTATTTCTCAAAGTTTAGTTTCACAAGCGTCTATCATAGCGAAACAAGTAAACTGTTTGTATGATAGTGTTAATATGACTAGGCTAGCCTATGCACAAGTTCAATACGAATTCGAAAGTAAAGCGTGGTATTTACATGATGTATCACTAGATAGCGCTGAGGCTAAGTTAGATAAATACCCTGCATTCTTAAAATGGTTTGATGATGTATCTAAATCAATTGATACAATCCCTTTAGATGGTAAACAGCGAATAACATGGGGGCCTTTCAAACCAGTATATTAAAAAAAGCTTTTCAATTCATCATAGTTATATGGTGGATCGAAAAGCTTTTTTCTTTGTAAAGAGAAGTTTGTTGTTCTCGGTTCAACATATCATTATAATCGAACAAGTTCAAAGTTACTAAAAAATTATCCGACCTATTTTGTGAATAATTTCACAAAAAGTTCAAAAAAATCGCTTTATATATATTGTAAGTGCTTACATTAAGCAATATTATAGAATTGTGAAATATTTAAAAATGCAATTAAAATTTTTTTAGGAAGAGGTTTTGAGTAATGGATATTATTTTAGGTGTAGGTACTTTGTTAATTGTCTTATTAGCAATGACTTTGTTTTTGAATTTTGCACCTTACGGTAAAAAGGGGCTGCAGGCACTTTCGGGAGCTGCCTGTGCAACGTTTTTACCACAAGCATTTTTGAGTTATGCGATTGGTGGCGTGTTTAATATTAAATTTTTGCAAGATATAGGAGATTTGGCAGAAGGTTTAAGTGGTGTTGCTGTAGGCTTTCTGACATGTTTGAAATTGGGAGTTTCTCCAGTCTTTGCAGTAATTGTTGGACTAGTATTACATGATTTCAAACTTTTACCTGCGTTTTTGGCAGCTTACATGATAGCTTTTGTAATTAAATTTATCGAGAAAAAAGTACCAGAAGGTTTGGATTTAATTACGGTTATTTTGTTTGCGCCAGCAACAGCTTTCTTATTAGCTAGTATTATGAGTCCTGGTGTTATTGCACTTTTACAACAAATAGGCAGTGCTGTTACTGCTGTTGGTAATAATAATCCATATATCCTTGCAACAATATTAGGTCTAATTATACCTGTAACTGGTATGACCCCTTTAAGTTCAATGGTGTTGACGAGTTTATTAGGACTTACTGGTTTACCAATGGCGATAGGTGCATTGACTTGTACAGGCAGTTCATTTGTGAACTTTATTATGTTTAAACAATTAAAAATTGGTAATAGCTCTAAAGCTTTTGCGGTAGCTATTGAACCATTGACACAAATAGATATTATAGCTAAATATCCACTACAATTATACGGAACTAATGCGATTATTGGTGTTGTTAACGCATGTATAGTGACTTTTAGTGGATTGGTCATAAATGTGACAGGTATGGCTACACCGATTGCAGGAGCCATTGTACTATTCGGCTTTAACGACCCAATTCGTGCGATGATAACTATTATTACTGTTTCAATTACAAGTATTCTTTTAAGCCTTGTCATAGGTAAAACGATAAATAAATTCAATATGACAAGTCTAAATTTCAATTTATCTCGAATGAAAAAACATGCTAATTAAGGAGATGTAATGATGGCTAGAAAGCAAGATTATCAAAGTGCATTTGATGTGATTGGACCGATTATGATGGGGCCGTCGAGTTCTCATACAGCAGGCGCAGTTAAAATTGGTAATGCTGCCCGCACATTGTTGCAACATGAGCCAAAAAAAATTACGATTCACTATTACGAATCGTTTGCTTCTACGCATAAAGGACATGGAACAGATTTGGCTATAGTGGGAGGTGCTTTAGGTTTTGGGACCTTCGATGAGCGCATTAAACAATCCACGGACATTGCAAAAGAGCGTGATATAGAAGTGGAAATTATTGAAGAATCTGGAGTAAGTCTTGGAGAACATCCCAATTGTGCACTTGTAAAATTAGATTGTTGCGCTAGACATGTGGAGATTAATGGTATTTCGATTGGTGGAGGTGCTATTAAAATAAAAAGCATACATGTTGATGGGGCGTGTATATTAATGAATCATGGTTTACCTATTTTAGTAATAGAGGGTATTGTGGATATACCTATGATCAATCATATAATTAATGATTTGATAGAACGTCGTATAGATATTAATGAAGAAATAAAAACAATTAATGAAGGGAAATGTTTAATTGCGTTGCATTTGAATAAAGAGTTATCAATTGAGACGGTAGATGAATTACGGAAAAGATACGATGCTTTACGCTTTTCGTATATACATTAGAGGAGTGACAGTATGCTAAATTCGATGCAAGAAATCATTGATTATGCAGTAGAAAAAGGTACAACTTTTGCAGAAATTATGATTAGTGAAGAAATGTCATTAAAAGGCATTTCAAGAGATGAAGTTAGAGCACTTATGAAACACAATATAGATGTTATGAGGGAAGCAGTAGAAAAAGGTACAACTGGTGAAGGAGTGAAAAGTGTTACAGGTTACACTGGGCAGGATGCTGTTAAATTAGCAACTTATAATGAGCAAGAACATGCATTGTCTGGTTACGAAATGGTCGAAGCGTTAAAAGGGGCCATTGCTACTAATGAGGTTAATGCGGCAATGGGGATTATCTGTGCGACTCCCACGGCTGGATCCTCGGGTACTATACCCGGAATTCTGTTTAAGTTAGAAAAATCACATCATTTAACTACAGATCAAATGATTGATTTCCTATTTGCTGCGGCGTTATGCGGTAAGGTAATTGCAAATAATGCTAGCGTGGCAGGTGCAATAGGGGGTTGTCAGGCTGAAGTTGGTTCAGCATCTGCGATTGCAGCAGCGGCAGCAGTAGAGATATTTGGAGGTTCACCGCAAGCAAGTGGTCATGCAATGGCACTAGCTATCAGCAATTTATTAGGTCTTGTATGTGATCCTGTCGCTGGGTTAGTAGAAATTCCTTGTGTTATGAGAAACGCCATAGGATCAGGAAACGGATTAATTTCAGCGGATCTTGCATTAGCAGGAGTTGAAAGCAAAATTCCTGTAGATGAAGTCATTGAAGCCATGGATAAAGTAGGACGTAATTTACCTGCCTCATTACGTGAAACGGGTATAGGTGGTTTAGCGGGTACTCCCACCGGAGAAGAAATTAAGAGAAAAATCTTCGGACAATCAAGGGTTAATTCATAATCTTCAGTTTGAAAATAAGTAAACTTATTAATAGATAAAAATTAAATTGAAAAAATACATGTTTCCCACTAAACTATATTAAAAGAGGTGGGAGACATGTTATTTAAATTGGGGCTTATATTTTTGGCGTTTATTCTATGTAGCATAATGACGCATTACTTTACTGCAGAGGGTACCTGGGTCAACCTACTGTTAAAGTCATTATCTTTAAGTTTAATTCTTGTTTTTCTATTTAATTATATAAAATTGATGATAGAGCTTAAGCGAAATAAATAATCTTAGTTGAGCATAATAAAAAAGGTCGGTATACATTGCGAGTATACCGACCTTTTTAAATATTTCATAAATAATTAAAACATGTGAAGTGAGCAGCAACAAATAACTTGGTATTAATTTGCAATTTCAGCATATTCTTTTTGGTTATAAGTGTCTTGATCTAAGTTATTTGTTAGTTTTGCTGTGCCTGTACCAGCAAGCATAGAATCATTAACATTCAATGCTGTACGACCCATATCGATTAATGGTTCGACAGAGATTAAGACACCTGCTAGTGCAACTGGTAAATTTAATGTAGATAATACAATGATAGAAGCGAATGTAGCACCGCCACCAACACCAGCTACACCAAATGAACTGATTATGACTACGCCAATCACAGCTAATATAAATTGTAAGTTAACTTCCACGCCAGCAGCTGGTGCTACCATGACTGCAAGCATAGCAGGATAAATACCGGCACAACCATTTTGTCCAATTGACAGACCAAAGGATGCAGAAAAGTTTGCAATTCCGTCTGGTACACCTAGGCGATTTTTTTGTGTTTGGACATTAAGAGGTAATGAACCAGCACTAGAACGAGAAGTGAAGGCGAATAATAGTACTTCACCAGTTTTTTTGACGAATGTCACTGGATTTAAACCAATGCCTGAGATTATGATTAAATGAATAATATACATTACGATAAGTGCTGCATAGGACGCAATTACGAACTTACCTAAAGTCCAAATTGCCTCAAAATCACTTGTAGCAATTGTAGAAGTCATAATCGCTAAAATACCATAAGGTGTTAAGCGCAATACGAATGTTACGATTGCCATAACTAAGCTGTATAATGCATCGATACCACGTTTAAGTAAGTTGCCACTCTCTGGCTGTTTACGCATAACACGTAAGAATGCAAAACCTATAAACGCTGCAAATATAACTACGGCGATTGTAGAAGTTGTACGTTGACCAGTAAAATCTAAGAATGGATTACTAGGTAATAATTGTGAAATTTGTTGTGGTAATGTATTGGCTGTCATATCTTTAGCTTGGCTCGCAAGCTCGCTACCTCTTGAACTTTCGGCGCCACCTAAATCAATAGAAGAAGCATCTAAACCGAATGCAAGTGCTGAGATAATACCAATAATTGCAGATATTGCAACGGTGCCTATAAGAAATACAAAGATATAAACGCCGATCTTAGCAAACTTATCTCCTACTTTAATTTTCGTGAATGCTGAAACGATTGAAATGAATATTAAAGGCATTACAATCATTTGTAATAATGAAATGTAGCCATCACCAACGATACTAAACCAATCCATAGTTTGTTTAGTAACTTTAGAGTCCACACCATAGATTAAGTGTACTGCGATACCAAAAATGATCCCAACACCTAAAGCAGAGAAAACACGTTTTGGAAATGAAACGTGTTTTTTAGCCATTATATATAATCCGATGAGGAAGGCCACAAAAATAATGATGTTAAGAATAGTTAATAACATAAAAAAAGGACCTACACTTTCTTATTTAATTTTTTAATCCGATACGTATACTAAGGATATTAGCAAACTCAATAATATTCAAGCTAATTACTCAAGAAATTTGAGAAATTAAAATGTCTTTATTTTCTGATAATAAAACTTGGGTTTATATAAGACATTCAACTATATTAATAGGGGGTATGTTTTGGGGTTTTATGGATAGATATAGAAAATTTATATATAAAACAAGCGAAAATATATAATCTAGTTCTAAAACTCGACTATATATTTTCGCTCTTATAATGAATGACGTTGTTTTCGGTAGTGACTTTACTTTAATCATAGTACACTTTAGATTAATAATGATAATTTTATAAATTAAACAAACGAGCGAAGAAACCTTTACGTTCTTCTTTTGGTGCTTCGTTAGATGAAGTTGATGTGTAGGAAGCTGTATTATCACCTGTTTCGTCTAGAGTGCTTGTTTCAGTTACTTCATCTTTAATTGTTTCATCATCAGTTGCTGACGTTGATAATTCATTACCTTTGTCAGTAGCGGTAGTAGCATCTGTAGCTTGATTAGCTGACTTCTCTTCAGTTGAATTTGATTCTTCTACCTTCCCATTACCAGCATCAGTAGCAGATTGTTCGCTCACTGGTGTAATTTCAGATTCGTCAGTATGCGCCTTTGCTATAGTAGCATCTAGTTTGCTATCTGAAATAACGTTGTCTGATGTTTCGTTGTTGCCTTTATCGTTAACACCTTTGTTCGCTTCTGACTGAGATTCTGGAGATGATTTTACACCTATTGATTCGGTAGAAGTTTCGGTTAAAGCCTCATCTTTCTGAGCATTTGTAGACTGTGAAGCGGCGATATGAGCAGTTTCAACATTTGATTTAGCTAATTCAGATTGCTCTTTTTGTGAATCTTGAATAGCATTTTGAGTTGATTTAATTTCATTTGTAGAAGATTGGATGGCTTGTAATGATTCGGTATTAGCATCCAATTTAGACGTGATTTGATTTTGCATTTCATGTAATTCTTGTTGTTGTTGGTGGACTTGATTAATCATTTGGCCAAGCATATGACGTTCGTCACGCATTTTTTGAATTTCAGAGCGTAAATCATCTACAAGTTTAGATACATTTTGATCTGTAGGTAAATTACTACTATCGTCTTTTACTAATACTTGTAAAAAGTCTTTTTCTTTCTCTAATTCTTCAAAAGCTAAGTCGTAGCTATTTGTTTGTTTTACTTTTTCAGCAATGTCTTGGAATAATTCAATATCCTCTTCTTGGAAATCTGTAGCTTCACGGCCACGATATTCTGTTTTACTAAGTTGGTAACCGCGTTCTTCTAAATGTTGAACGATTTTACGGACTTGTTTTTCACTTAGCTCAACACGTTGTGCAAATTCTTTGGTTAACATAGAAATAAGTCCTTTCATTAATGGATTTATGTATACGGACGTTTGTCTTCGGTTAGTGAAACGTCAGTCTTACCTCTATGCTAGTTTAAACTGTTTTAATAGTGATTTCAAGTGGTGGTTCCTATGATTTACGTAAATCCATTTCCTCAAGTAATGGATAAATAATACTTCTAGAGATTCTGTTGGCAAAGACATATTTGAGAATATAGTTTGATTTAATACTAGGGCCATAAATGTCTTTGGTTAGTTCAATATTAGATTTTATAAATAAATCCATGGGTTTACCTTCGCTATATCCTTCAAAATTTGGCGCTAAATAATTAATGTCATATTGTTTTTCGAACCCATGCTGATATAGAAATTGGCGTCTATTATCCAAGATAGGTATGTCTTCCTCAGAAATTTCTTCAGGTTCTTTCTCTACTTCTAACATGATGAAATTAACGTCGTGTTCATGAAGTTGGTTTGATAAGATATTAATTTCTTTTTGGATACGCGCAAGCGTTTCAGTAATTAGCTCATCGTGATTCGGTTGATCATTGGCGATTAAGTAGATTAAAAATGCTGAGTTTGTTGTTGCCTCATAATGCGCAGTTGCCAAACTCACGACAGTGTCTGCCTCTATGCCAACTAAAAAGATATAATCATCTTTAGTGTGCTCATTTTTAAGTGATTGTTTGAAGATTTGCTCGTATTCAGATAATCCGATATCAAATTTAGCATCATACAAATTCATGGCTGATTTGAAGAAGGGATCATCAATTGATGTGATAATTTTGAATTGCATATGTACACCCCCGAAATTATTGCGTTCATTATAACATAGTAGCAAAATTTGTAATGTGATTTATAGGTAGAAGTATGGCTAGGTAATAAAAAAGGAGCGACACAGAAATCAAAAGTTACAATTGATTTTCTTGGTTCGCTCCATCAATATAAATTAGTCATTTGAAATGTTTATTACAAATAAATTTTAGATAACTGCCAATGTTGGCTTATATCATTTTATAACTAGTGAATTGTGTTGATTATCCAAACTCTAAATTCATATGCTTTAAGTTTAGGACTTTGGTCCATTAGATTCTTCAGCGTAATGATGTTGGACTACTGTTTCGTTTTCATAAGCTGCGTTTGCTTTTTCTACTTCTTCATGTGAAGATTCGTCTTTCGTAGCAACGACAAGATAGTGACCGTCTAAGATTTCTTTCTTATAGCGTTCCATTTCGGCGTCCGGCAATTTATAATGGGCTAAAACAGCCTCTTCACCGTCTTCGCCAGTTAACATTTTCGCCATTTTATCACTGAAAGAACCGCTTGTAGCTGTTAAGTTTACTTCGGAATCATGCAACTCGTCGATATGCAGTTTTGATTTACTAATAACAGAAATCTCTGACTCATTATAACCTTCTGCAATCTTGTTTTTGACTGCATCAATTAACTCTTCGCTTTTTTGAATAATAGTGAATTCTGACATTTTGTGCTCCTCCATCCGTTGTTCTATTAATTATTATGTGTTTACCCAGTAACTTAAATAACGAAACGATTACAATTTAATTATATAACGAAGTTTTACACCTGGCAAACAACATTTTAACGCAAATGATACCGTTTACTAAACTTAATTAAATATATTAAAACATCTTGAAAAAGCGCTTACAATCAATAAGTATATTGAAAAATGTACCAAAATTTGCTATCATCAGTTAATAATTTATCTAACTCATATAATCTAAAGGATACGGCTTTAGAAGTTTCTACCATGTTGCCATTAACGACATGACTATGGGTAACCTATACAATGCTTTAGCAATTAAAAACGATTTAAAAAGTTGTACATATTTGACTATGCTTTTTAAACTGTTTCCTCGTATTCGATGTTATAAACATATTTTTTACATATTTAATAGGGAAATGAATGTAAAAATCTTACCTCTTTAGACATCATTTAAAATTAGGATAATAGCTGCTTATAGTATTGCACGTTCACTCATAGATCCTGAAACTAAGTTAGTTTAGGGTTTTTTTTGTACACAAAATGAGGAGGTTTTTTACGAGTGGATTTGTTGAAGCAGAAAGTCGAAGCAGATGGTGTCGTTATTGACGAAAAGATTTTAAAGGTAGATGGTTTTTTAAACCATCAAATCGATGCCAAGCTGATGCATGATGTAGGACGAACTTTTTACGAACAATTTAAGGACGAGGGCATCACAAAAATTTTAACAATTGAAGCGTCTGGTATTGCACCGGCGATTATGGCAGCTATGCACTTTGATGTGCCATGCCTATTCGCTAAAAAAGCAAAACCAAGTACACTAAAAAAAGATGTGTATCAAGCAGATATACATTCTTTTACTAAAAATACGACAAGTACAGTGATTGTGTCTAAAGAGTTTTTAGATGAAAATGACAAAGTACTTATCGTAGATGACTTTTTAGCCAATGGAGATGCATCTTTAGGCTTAAATGAAATTGTACAACAAGCCAAAGGTACAACAGTTGGTATAGGTATTGTAGTAGAAAAAAGTTTCCAACCTGGGAGAGAACGTTTGGAACAAGCAGGTTTAACAGTTTCATCATTATGCAAAGTGGCTTCGCTAAGTGGAAATAAAGTTACTTTCGTTGGCGAAGAAGCATGAAAACCTTCATTTTAAGTTTACAGCATTTATTAGCAATG
This window harbors:
- the nfsA gene encoding oxygen-insensitive NADPH nitroreductase; translation: MSEHVYNLLKKHHSVRKFKKEPISESHIKQLIEAGQSASTSSYLQAYSIIGINDPEVKEDLKEVSGQPYVVENGYLFVFVMDYYRHSIVNQESKHDMETSFESAEGLLVGTIDATLVAQNIAATAEDMGYGIVYLGSLRNDIERVREVLNLPEHTFPLFGMALGIPEDDEDGSPKPRLPFEHVFHQNQYNNDEESQRAQLKAYDQTVSDYYSARTNGERSETWSNQIANFMSSKQRLDMLEQLNKSGFIKK
- a CDS encoding PTS sugar transporter subunit IIC, whose amino-acid sequence is MDIILGVGTLLIVLLAMTLFLNFAPYGKKGLQALSGAACATFLPQAFLSYAIGGVFNIKFLQDIGDLAEGLSGVAVGFLTCLKLGVSPVFAVIVGLVLHDFKLLPAFLAAYMIAFVIKFIEKKVPEGLDLITVILFAPATAFLLASIMSPGVIALLQQIGSAVTAVGNNNPYILATILGLIIPVTGMTPLSSMVLTSLLGLTGLPMAIGALTCTGSSFVNFIMFKQLKIGNSSKAFAVAIEPLTQIDIIAKYPLQLYGTNAIIGVVNACIVTFSGLVINVTGMATPIAGAIVLFGFNDPIRAMITIITVSITSILLSLVIGKTINKFNMTSLNFNLSRMKKHAN
- a CDS encoding serine dehydratase beta chain; its protein translation is MARKQDYQSAFDVIGPIMMGPSSSHTAGAVKIGNAARTLLQHEPKKITIHYYESFASTHKGHGTDLAIVGGALGFGTFDERIKQSTDIAKERDIEVEIIEESGVSLGEHPNCALVKLDCCARHVEINGISIGGGAIKIKSIHVDGACILMNHGLPILVIEGIVDIPMINHIINDLIERRIDINEEIKTINEGKCLIALHLNKELSIETVDELRKRYDALRFSYIH
- the sdaAA gene encoding L-serine ammonia-lyase, iron-sulfur-dependent, subunit alpha codes for the protein MLNSMQEIIDYAVEKGTTFAEIMISEEMSLKGISRDEVRALMKHNIDVMREAVEKGTTGEGVKSVTGYTGQDAVKLATYNEQEHALSGYEMVEALKGAIATNEVNAAMGIICATPTAGSSGTIPGILFKLEKSHHLTTDQMIDFLFAAALCGKVIANNASVAGAIGGCQAEVGSASAIAAAAAVEIFGGSPQASGHAMALAISNLLGLVCDPVAGLVEIPCVMRNAIGSGNGLISADLALAGVESKIPVDEVIEAMDKVGRNLPASLRETGIGGLAGTPTGEEIKRKIFGQSRVNS
- a CDS encoding L-cystine transporter is translated as MLLTILNIIIFVAFLIGLYIMAKKHVSFPKRVFSALGVGIIFGIAVHLIYGVDSKVTKQTMDWFSIVGDGYISLLQMIVMPLIFISIVSAFTKIKVGDKFAKIGVYIFVFLIGTVAISAIIGIISALAFGLDASSIDLGGAESSRGSELASQAKDMTANTLPQQISQLLPSNPFLDFTGQRTTSTIAVVIFAAFIGFAFLRVMRKQPESGNLLKRGIDALYSLVMAIVTFVLRLTPYGILAIMTSTIATSDFEAIWTLGKFVIASYAALIVMYIIHLIIISGIGLNPVTFVKKTGEVLLFAFTSRSSAGSLPLNVQTQKNRLGVPDGIANFSASFGLSIGQNGCAGIYPAMLAVMVAPAAGVEVNLQFILAVIGVVIISSFGVAGVGGGATFASIIVLSTLNLPVALAGVLISVEPLIDMGRTALNVNDSMLAGTGTAKLTNNLDQDTYNQKEYAEIAN
- a CDS encoding general stress protein, whose protein sequence is MSEFTIIQKSEELIDAVKNKIAEGYNESEISVISKSKLHIDELHDSEVNLTATSGSFSDKMAKMLTGEDGEEAVLAHYKLPDAEMERYKKEILDGHYLVVATKDESSHEEVEKANAAYENETVVQHHYAEESNGPKS
- the xpt gene encoding xanthine phosphoribosyltransferase, whose protein sequence is MDLLKQKVEADGVVIDEKILKVDGFLNHQIDAKLMHDVGRTFYEQFKDEGITKILTIEASGIAPAIMAAMHFDVPCLFAKKAKPSTLKKDVYQADIHSFTKNTTSTVIVSKEFLDENDKVLIVDDFLANGDASLGLNEIVQQAKGTTVGIGIVVEKSFQPGRERLEQAGLTVSSLCKVASLSGNKVTFVGEEA